One Aciduliprofundum boonei T469 genomic region harbors:
- a CDS encoding FeoC-like transcriptional regulator — translation MIKDVLRGIYQGKSIAQIAEELNMEYSALMGMIEHLIKMGYILAADRKPQELGPCKTCPLYKVCSKNGPKIYYLTEKGKRAIK, via the coding sequence ATGATTAAGGATGTTCTGCGTGGCATATACCAAGGAAAGAGCATAGCACAAATTGCAGAAGAGCTCAATATGGAGTACTCTGCACTCATGGGCATGATTGAGCATCTGATAAAAATGGGATACATACTCGCCGCGGATAGAAAACCTCAGGAGCTTGGCCCTTGCAAAACATGCCCTCTTTACAAAGTATGCTCAAAGAACGGCCCGAAAATATACTATTTAACAGAAAAAGGGAAGAGGGCAATAAAATAA
- a CDS encoding metallophosphoesterase yields MLVGIISDTHDNLDSAKKAAEIFRERDIKIIFHLGDFIAPFTLKAFEGFELYGVFGNNDGEKFLIKKIAEEFGFKIDFAPFEVELEGKSFLLLHGFGSIERTLKIVNSFAASQNYDFVLYGHTHKRDLRKKGKTMIINPGEACGYLTGKRSIAILNIENKSAEFVEF; encoded by the coding sequence ATGCTTGTGGGAATAATAAGCGATACACATGATAATTTGGATTCTGCAAAAAAAGCGGCTGAGATTTTCAGGGAGAGAGATATAAAGATAATTTTTCATCTCGGTGATTTCATAGCCCCGTTCACCCTAAAAGCATTCGAGGGCTTTGAATTGTATGGAGTTTTTGGAAACAACGATGGGGAGAAGTTCTTAATAAAAAAAATTGCAGAAGAGTTTGGTTTTAAAATTGATTTTGCACCCTTTGAGGTCGAGCTTGAAGGCAAATCTTTTTTGCTCCTGCATGGATTTGGAAGTATAGAAAGAACTTTAAAAATTGTTAATTCTTTCGCCGCCTCTCAGAATTACGATTTCGTCCTATATGGTCACACTCATAAAAGAGATTTAAGAAAAAAGGGGAAAACGATGATAATCAATCCTGGGGAGGCATGCGGATATTTAACTGGGAAAAGAAGTATTGCTATTCTGAACATAGAAAATAAAAGCGCAGAATTCGTTGAATTTTGA
- a CDS encoding DUF835 domain-containing protein: MPIIKHLNRALMTKYANRDFIILDELTKNFRRSFMSILLSHKDKKSVAKILSIPRIAKNLIYAYDFEWGRTFIVPTSAKDELYKILPKISDWNVQIFMAIRERAGVPKNLSNAKIVWITDIVGKDRIKPHNLTILTDSIIRFIEENEHTFIVVDCIEYLLLYNDFINVLRNIELINSYVMEHNAILIIITDNEAYTTKEYSLLRRYAIEWKGV; the protein is encoded by the coding sequence GTGCCTATCATAAAACATTTGAATAGGGCACTTATGACCAAGTATGCAAATAGAGATTTCATAATTCTGGATGAGTTAACAAAGAATTTCAGAAGGAGTTTTATGAGCATCCTTTTATCACATAAGGATAAGAAAAGCGTTGCAAAAATACTTTCAATACCGAGAATTGCAAAGAACTTGATATACGCTTACGATTTTGAATGGGGGAGAACTTTCATAGTGCCCACAAGCGCAAAGGATGAACTCTACAAAATTCTACCAAAGATCTCCGATTGGAATGTACAAATATTTATGGCAATAAGAGAGAGGGCTGGTGTGCCTAAAAATTTGAGCAATGCAAAAATTGTTTGGATAACGGATATCGTGGGCAAAGATAGAATTAAACCCCACAATCTAACAATTTTAACGGATAGTATAATAAGATTTATTGAAGAGAATGAGCACACCTTCATCGTGGTGGATTGCATAGAATATCTCTTGCTCTATAACGATTTTATAAATGTGCTCAGAAATATTGAGCTAATAAATAGCTATGTGATGGAGCATAATGCCATTTTAATTATCATAACTGATAATGAAGCTTATACAACTAAAGAGTATTCTTTATTAAGGAGATATGCAATAGAATGGAAAGGAGTGTGA
- a CDS encoding gas vesicle protein GvpD P-loop domain-containing protein: protein MIPQEVIGFFKNKGGHSLIIKGEPGSGKTTFALEILNSLKDHFEIQYLSSRVADDVLFLQFPWLENVLKKKIKKSNSKKIKREELNKLEGLIEEGLMEEKATFTENEAIFEIGSMMPEIDEIYDFVENVHPKKALVCVDSIDGLSEKYGVPAEKLLYTLQKDLVEEGVANIVFVLESSGFENIEYLGDGVISLHHEPWNSSWKRYMYIKKLRGSPIKRSKYIYTLEGGHFNVLNYNNFSLDNIKSIDLSNLISYLESIDSSSLNLIISPNFPVELLQAIVLSFLKMSKEDSLIIPPISYPSTKVKEHSSKFLDKDVKTAGFNKEKADIILEGSDMLIELSPDIVNYHIKEGANVIISLDTLLGLYGDLRDLPRLIERMKRSHRVILLSWNNEINAGIERTINMVMMENIPVINDSKSAKAIIPKMSNDGISLELIPLM, encoded by the coding sequence ATGATACCTCAAGAAGTCATCGGATTCTTCAAAAATAAAGGCGGGCACTCTTTAATCATAAAGGGTGAGCCGGGTAGTGGAAAAACCACATTTGCACTGGAGATTTTGAATTCTCTAAAGGACCATTTTGAAATCCAATACCTATCTTCACGGGTTGCGGATGATGTCCTATTTCTCCAGTTCCCTTGGCTGGAAAATGTGTTAAAGAAGAAGATCAAAAAAAGCAATAGTAAAAAAATAAAGCGTGAGGAACTCAACAAGCTGGAGGGACTTATAGAAGAAGGGTTGATGGAAGAGAAAGCAACATTCACGGAAAATGAGGCCATATTTGAAATAGGCTCTATGATGCCAGAAATTGATGAAATCTATGATTTTGTAGAAAATGTTCATCCTAAAAAGGCATTAGTGTGTGTGGATTCTATCGATGGACTTAGCGAAAAGTACGGTGTACCAGCTGAAAAATTGCTCTACACTCTCCAAAAAGACCTAGTGGAAGAGGGTGTTGCAAATATTGTATTTGTGCTTGAGAGCTCTGGATTTGAGAATATAGAATACTTGGGAGACGGAGTAATAAGCTTGCACCACGAGCCTTGGAACTCCAGCTGGAAGAGATATATGTACATAAAAAAGCTCAGGGGCTCTCCAATAAAGAGATCAAAATACATTTACACTCTGGAAGGCGGGCATTTCAATGTCCTCAACTACAATAATTTCTCATTGGATAACATAAAAAGCATAGATTTATCAAATCTGATTTCATACTTGGAGAGCATCGACTCTTCATCTTTGAATTTAATAATCTCTCCAAATTTTCCTGTTGAGTTATTACAGGCCATTGTGCTATCATTCTTGAAAATGAGTAAGGAAGATTCTTTAATTATTCCTCCAATATCTTACCCAAGCACGAAGGTAAAAGAGCATTCTTCAAAATTCTTAGATAAGGATGTGAAAACTGCAGGATTTAACAAAGAGAAGGCGGACATAATCCTTGAAGGAAGTGATATGCTTATTGAATTATCTCCAGATATCGTTAATTATCATATAAAAGAGGGCGCAAATGTAATAATAAGCTTAGACACCCTCTTAGGCCTCTACGGAGATTTAAGAGACCTGCCAAGATTAATTGAGAGGATGAAGAGAAGTCACAGGGTAATACTTCTTAGCTGGAATAACGAAATAAATGCTGGCATAGAGAGAACAATAAATATGGTTATGATGGAAAATATACCTGTTATAAATGATTCTAAGAGCGCAAAAGCGATAATTCCTAAAATGAGCAACGATGGTATATCGCTAGAGCTTATACCCCTAATGTAA
- a CDS encoding helix-turn-helix domain-containing protein: MIKIVDESYAWDVLHHLSDPYSVRILRATLHRPLDAITLSNTLGIPIAVCYRRLRELERLGLIEAVGRKLTQKGKWITLYKARIKNATVVMKEGKLYLRISFRWGQEEELEVE; the protein is encoded by the coding sequence GTGATTAAAATCGTAGATGAATCCTATGCCTGGGATGTCCTTCATCATCTTTCGGATCCATATTCTGTTAGGATTTTGAGGGCCACATTACACAGACCATTAGATGCCATTACATTGAGCAATACCCTTGGAATTCCAATAGCCGTGTGTTATAGAAGATTGAGAGAGTTGGAAAGGTTAGGATTGATTGAAGCAGTAGGAAGAAAATTAACACAAAAGGGTAAGTGGATTACCCTTTACAAAGCTCGAATTAAGAATGCCACTGTGGTAATGAAAGAGGGTAAATTGTATTTGCGCATCTCTTTCCGGTGGGGCCAGGAGGAAGAGCTAGAGGTTGAATAA
- a CDS encoding winged helix-turn-helix domain-containing protein — translation MENASLDKIVRILTDNYAIKILAATNKEEKSAIQLSQELEVPIAACYRRLHMLEKAGLIDAYEKITPKGKKMRYYMSKIKRAHIKIEDNTLIVELLFSNGNKKKYNGKIVAG, via the coding sequence ATGGAAAATGCATCGCTAGACAAAATTGTAAGGATTTTAACAGACAATTACGCCATAAAAATTCTGGCTGCTACAAATAAGGAGGAGAAGAGTGCTATCCAGCTTAGCCAAGAGCTTGAAGTGCCTATCGCTGCATGCTATCGCCGCTTGCACATGCTAGAGAAAGCAGGACTAATTGATGCATACGAGAAAATCACGCCCAAGGGTAAAAAGATGAGGTACTATATGTCAAAGATTAAGAGAGCACATATAAAAATTGAAGACAACACCCTCATAGTTGAACTATTATTCTCAAATGGAAATAAAAAGAAATACAATGGAAAGATAGTGGCTGGATAA
- a CDS encoding ATPase domain-containing protein has protein sequence MPISRIPSGIKGLDSLVEGGFPAPSVILISGTAGSGKTTFAFQFLMEGAKKGEKGLYISTLSERTEWMLRFMSNYEFFDPKYLEDGTIIYEDIGKDLGTLDNMKLIIRINEILAEHVPQRIVIDPINVVNNFVDNYRQFLFELVTLLKNWSAVSILTGEIKEGEKYPEDVGYTADGIISLLMKTEDNVIKRYIQILKMRGTAHSMALHPLDITSNGIEVLKARF, from the coding sequence ATGCCTATTAGCCGCATTCCCTCGGGAATTAAGGGACTGGATTCGCTGGTAGAAGGGGGCTTTCCTGCACCCTCTGTTATTCTCATCTCAGGCACTGCCGGCTCTGGAAAAACGACTTTTGCATTTCAATTTTTAATGGAGGGGGCGAAGAAAGGAGAGAAGGGTTTGTACATTTCCACGCTTAGCGAGAGAACTGAGTGGATGCTCAGATTTATGTCCAACTACGAGTTCTTTGACCCAAAATACTTGGAAGATGGAACTATAATTTATGAAGATATAGGCAAGGACTTGGGAACCTTGGATAATATGAAACTCATAATAAGGATAAATGAGATTCTAGCGGAGCATGTGCCTCAGAGAATAGTGATAGACCCCATAAATGTTGTCAATAACTTTGTGGACAATTACAGACAATTTCTCTTTGAGCTCGTCACCCTTCTAAAAAATTGGTCGGCGGTCTCAATATTAACTGGAGAAATCAAAGAAGGAGAAAAATATCCAGAGGATGTTGGATACACTGCTGATGGAATAATCTCTCTTCTTATGAAAACTGAAGATAATGTAATCAAGAGGTACATACAAATCTTGAAGATGCGAGGAACAGCCCATAGTATGGCCCTTCATCCACTTGATATAACTTCTAACGGAATAGAGGTCCTAAAAGCCAGATTCTAA
- a CDS encoding phosphoribosylaminoimidazolesuccinocarboxamide synthase, translated as MQLIRKGKVKEVYALNDKELLFLFTDNISVFDKIIPSKIPRKGETLCKSAAFWFEKIGEMKIKNHYLSCEDSKMRVGRFRIINKPRIENENYLIPLEFITRYYVAGSLYERLKNGKMDYKLLGFESMPEYGEKLPEPYFEITTKFEAYDRKVSFEEAREIGGLRQSEIEEIRELILKVDEIITNEVGKRGLLHVDGKKEFAFGEGREIYLVDTFGTLDEDRWWDKDAYERGKIVQLSKEFVRQYYRSIGYYEELKMAREEGKEEPEIPPLPKDMVEKVSKLYVEMYERITGRKLESGF; from the coding sequence ATGCAATTAATAAGGAAGGGAAAGGTTAAGGAAGTTTATGCTTTGAATGACAAGGAATTGCTATTTTTGTTTACAGATAACATATCTGTTTTTGACAAAATCATACCCTCAAAAATTCCACGAAAAGGTGAAACACTTTGCAAGAGTGCAGCCTTCTGGTTTGAAAAAATAGGTGAGATGAAAATAAAAAATCATTATTTATCCTGTGAAGATTCAAAAATGCGAGTTGGGAGATTTAGAATAATCAACAAGCCAAGGATTGAGAATGAAAATTACCTAATCCCTTTGGAGTTCATAACTAGATATTATGTTGCTGGCTCTCTATACGAGAGATTGAAGAATGGAAAAATGGATTACAAACTTTTGGGGTTTGAGAGTATGCCAGAATATGGGGAGAAATTGCCCGAGCCGTACTTTGAGATAACAACGAAGTTTGAAGCTTATGATAGAAAAGTGAGTTTTGAAGAGGCCCGAGAAATTGGTGGGCTAAGACAAAGCGAGATAGAGGAGATAAGAGAGTTAATTTTAAAGGTGGATGAAATAATAACAAATGAAGTTGGGAAAAGGGGATTATTGCATGTGGATGGCAAGAAGGAATTTGCATTTGGTGAAGGAAGAGAGATTTATTTGGTGGACACCTTCGGTACACTGGATGAGGACCGCTGGTGGGACAAAGATGCCTATGAGAGGGGGAAAATTGTACAATTAAGCAAGGAATTTGTAAGGCAGTACTATCGTAGCATAGGATACTATGAAGAGTTAAAGATGGCAAGGGAAGAAGGAAAAGAGGAGCCCGAAATACCTCCATTGCCCAAAGATATGGTAGAAAAAGTATCAAAATTATATGTAGAGATGTACGAGAGAATAACGGGGAGAAAATTAGAATCTGGCTTTTAG
- a CDS encoding DUF4064 domain-containing protein produces MAEEYPSAAFIITIIGAIFALFGWLIISIAGVMISSYPESSVSWFGVVCAIVGIIGSVLGFLAAFWMRNPEKVHSGGVLAIIAAVITIWSIIAFILLLIGGILALTWKKPQEKSVILPPPPPS; encoded by the coding sequence ATGGCGGAAGAATATCCTTCGGCAGCATTCATAATAACTATAATAGGGGCGATATTTGCTCTATTTGGATGGTTAATTATCTCTATTGCAGGGGTAATGATTAGTTCGTATCCAGAATCTTCTGTCTCTTGGTTTGGAGTAGTATGTGCGATTGTTGGAATTATAGGCTCAGTTCTTGGATTCTTAGCAGCATTTTGGATGAGAAACCCAGAAAAAGTGCATAGTGGAGGAGTACTGGCTATTATCGCAGCGGTTATTACTATATGGAGCATTATAGCATTCATACTTCTTCTAATAGGTGGTATTTTGGCACTAACTTGGAAGAAGCCTCAGGAGAAATCTGTAATTTTACCACCACCGCCACCGAGTTAG
- a CDS encoding PrsW family intramembrane metalloprotease, with translation MNLIFLSIIVSVALLPSLIYMIIVRNTEKYEREPWRAVLRSFITGAFFGTIMAAIIELIAVFVFKSSLEFLRGYEFIAEHGATLSSLTLALVIAPVVEEATKAYGVLVSKRYIDEIEDGLVYGASSGFGFAFMENLLYEISALLSGGFFAWLTVSIIRSLSSALLHGSSTAFTGLGYSMRKIARRSSMGRGYLKAVTMHSSFNLLASIPILLGGIHPIFYLAPLLIAIVYGFMAFSYIRKKIKMYDRPLRQR, from the coding sequence GTGAACCTCATATTTCTATCGATAATAGTATCCGTAGCCCTGCTTCCGTCTCTCATTTATATGATTATAGTTAGAAATACAGAAAAATATGAAAGAGAGCCGTGGAGAGCTGTGCTGCGCTCGTTTATAACTGGCGCCTTCTTTGGCACAATAATGGCTGCAATTATAGAGCTCATCGCGGTATTCGTATTCAAATCATCCCTAGAATTTCTGAGAGGTTATGAGTTCATAGCCGAGCATGGTGCAACCTTATCCTCTCTCACTCTCGCCCTCGTAATCGCCCCCGTGGTGGAAGAAGCTACAAAGGCATATGGTGTTCTGGTTTCAAAGAGATATATAGATGAAATTGAAGATGGGCTCGTTTACGGGGCCTCTTCAGGTTTTGGATTTGCATTTATGGAGAATTTACTGTACGAGATCTCTGCACTTCTTTCCGGTGGGTTCTTTGCCTGGTTAACCGTTTCTATAATACGCTCATTATCATCAGCATTGCTTCATGGGAGTTCTACTGCCTTTACAGGTTTGGGCTACTCTATGAGAAAAATAGCGAGAAGAAGTTCTATGGGAAGGGGGTATCTAAAAGCTGTCACCATGCATTCATCCTTCAATCTTTTAGCTTCCATTCCAATCTTGCTTGGTGGCATACATCCAATATTTTATCTAGCCCCACTGCTTATAGCCATTGTCTATGGATTTATGGCATTTTCTTACATAAGAAAGAAGATCAAGATGTACGATAGACCTCTTCGGCAACGATGA
- a CDS encoding KEOPS complex subunit Pcc1 has product MAVFKASGKGNLHWIKGMITLEYENEEMARAIYESIDVDNYQFLDCTVKGNKVICETRAEKASKLLHTLDDLLACIIVAEEVYRTS; this is encoded by the coding sequence ATGGCAGTATTCAAAGCGTCTGGGAAGGGAAATTTACACTGGATAAAGGGAATGATTACTTTAGAGTATGAGAACGAGGAGATGGCAAGGGCGATATACGAGAGTATAGATGTTGATAATTACCAATTTTTAGATTGTACGGTGAAAGGAAATAAAGTCATATGTGAAACTCGGGCGGAGAAGGCATCAAAGCTTTTGCACACATTAGATGATTTATTAGCTTGTATCATCGTTGCCGAAGAGGTCTATCGTACATCTTGA
- a CDS encoding 3'-5' exoribonuclease YhaM family protein, translating to MKYLSELEDGENAILHLAVRKKFGIREYRAKFGKYFVIEAGDKTGKVIVKYWGNDDRLTERLYNEIREGDVIELRGTFQKDTQPTISVDAEYDYIKKIENFDKKRFVPAVDNIEGIMQEIQKFVDSVENEHLSQLLNFFFSQDEFLDRFKEAPWSSYEVYAYIGGLAEHTLNVTRICDSMAKTYDIDRELLITASLLHDVGKVDSYEIDTIIKQRDRAKLLGHTVLSFNMVESRIKEIVDFPSDLREKLLHAIISHHSPIVDNVPQRIRTKEAYILFYADMIDLSLREFEGGEEEWQYSKRLGREIYTG from the coding sequence ATGAAATATTTGAGCGAGTTAGAGGATGGTGAAAATGCTATTTTGCACCTTGCAGTACGCAAAAAGTTTGGAATAAGGGAGTACAGAGCAAAGTTTGGAAAGTACTTTGTTATTGAGGCAGGAGATAAAACTGGAAAGGTTATAGTTAAATACTGGGGTAATGATGATAGATTAACTGAAAGATTGTACAATGAGATAAGAGAGGGAGATGTTATTGAGCTCCGAGGTACTTTTCAGAAGGACACACAGCCAACAATATCTGTGGATGCAGAATACGATTACATAAAGAAGATTGAGAATTTTGATAAGAAGAGATTTGTGCCCGCAGTAGATAATATAGAAGGAATAATGCAAGAGATACAGAAATTTGTAGATTCGGTTGAAAATGAACATCTCTCTCAATTGCTTAATTTCTTTTTCTCCCAGGATGAATTTTTGGATAGGTTTAAAGAGGCGCCATGGTCCTCCTATGAAGTTTACGCGTATATTGGAGGACTTGCCGAGCACACATTAAATGTAACAAGAATATGCGATTCTATGGCCAAAACTTACGATATTGATAGAGAACTGCTTATAACAGCATCTCTATTGCACGATGTGGGCAAGGTAGATTCTTACGAGATAGATACTATAATAAAGCAGAGAGATAGGGCAAAATTATTGGGGCACACAGTTTTAAGCTTCAATATGGTTGAATCTAGGATAAAGGAGATTGTTGATTTTCCGAGCGATTTGAGAGAGAAGTTATTGCATGCTATAATCTCTCACCACTCTCCGATAGTGGATAATGTACCTCAGAGGATAAGAACGAAAGAGGCATATATTCTATTTTATGCGGATATGATTGATTTATCTTTGCGAGAATTTGAAGGTGGTGAGGAAGAATGGCAGTATTCAAAGCGTCTGGGAAGGGAAATTTACACTGGATAA
- a CDS encoding Xaa-Pro peptidase family protein yields the protein MHQEKIFGNLKEDVDLILLFNRGEPVVELNFFYVTGLVEGGIFEGSYALVRPDKVTVLTSLLEETSAKKGKNEVKIYRTGKERNEMLKELVGNAKRIGLNFETLTVRDFEKLKEVLGEREYINVADVIMEARKIKSSEEIKLMREAAKIASEVADDIPDFLHEGMREYELAARIVYEMLRRGAESEAFTTISAFGENTAEPHYTAGARKLKKGDFVLCDFGARYHHYNSDITRTFVFGKASEMQRDIYYTVLKVQKMGIEMIKEGVNGKDIDTKVHEIIDSTRYRGRMTHSTGHGVGLAVHDHPGLSRLVDVPLKEGMVVTVEPGIYIPGFGGVRIEDDVLVKKDGYEVLTSAQKDELIEV from the coding sequence ATGCACCAAGAAAAGATATTTGGGAATTTGAAGGAAGATGTGGATCTAATTTTATTATTTAACAGAGGAGAGCCAGTTGTAGAACTCAACTTCTTCTATGTAACAGGGCTTGTTGAAGGCGGAATATTCGAAGGCTCTTATGCTCTTGTTAGGCCCGATAAGGTTACGGTGCTCACATCCCTGCTTGAGGAGACGAGCGCTAAAAAAGGAAAAAATGAGGTTAAGATATATCGTACGGGTAAAGAAAGGAATGAGATGTTAAAAGAACTTGTTGGAAACGCTAAAAGGATAGGCCTAAATTTTGAAACTCTAACTGTTAGAGATTTTGAGAAGTTAAAGGAAGTGCTGGGAGAAAGGGAATATATAAATGTGGCAGATGTGATAATGGAAGCAAGGAAGATAAAAAGCAGCGAAGAGATAAAATTGATGAGAGAAGCTGCGAAAATTGCAAGCGAGGTAGCAGACGATATTCCGGATTTCTTGCATGAGGGCATGAGGGAATACGAGTTAGCAGCTCGCATAGTTTATGAAATGCTGAGAAGAGGAGCAGAAAGTGAGGCCTTTACAACGATATCCGCTTTCGGGGAGAACACTGCAGAACCCCATTACACGGCAGGGGCGAGGAAGTTGAAGAAGGGAGATTTTGTACTCTGTGACTTCGGTGCAAGGTACCATCATTACAATTCTGATATAACCCGTACCTTTGTTTTTGGAAAGGCATCGGAGATGCAGAGGGATATTTATTACACGGTACTAAAAGTGCAAAAGATGGGCATTGAGATGATAAAGGAAGGGGTCAATGGCAAGGATATAGATACGAAGGTGCATGAAATCATAGATTCTACAAGGTACAGGGGAAGAATGACACATTCTACGGGCCACGGTGTAGGACTTGCAGTTCATGATCATCCTGGCTTATCAAGGTTGGTCGATGTACCTCTCAAAGAAGGAATGGTTGTAACTGTTGAGCCGGGCATATACATCCCGGGATTTGGCGGTGTGCGTATAGAGGATGATGTGTTAGTTAAGAAGGATGGATACGAAGTGTTAACATCTGCCCAGAAGGATGAGTTAATAGAAGTTTAA
- a CDS encoding DUF998 domain-containing protein, whose amino-acid sequence MDRKYIYSGIVSPIIGFIFIGIAIYLNSSWWRLTDNAISDLGNIYHPWVNYPWVLSTGLIIAGAGMTYFTIGLIKEFSGIIKAGLYVLLLGMISLFLIGTFPEGTPPHWYVSWSFFLLSSFGILITGIGFLWKHRGMGIFSILLFSIGWAIAIWALNKFKGVAIAEFTGAFTLFIWVYTLIWWITHIEKL is encoded by the coding sequence ATGGATAGAAAGTACATCTATTCTGGGATAGTTTCTCCCATCATAGGCTTTATTTTCATTGGAATTGCCATTTATCTCAACTCTTCTTGGTGGAGATTAACTGATAATGCAATAAGTGATTTGGGTAACATATACCATCCTTGGGTGAATTATCCTTGGGTTCTCAGTACTGGCCTTATTATTGCGGGTGCGGGAATGACATATTTCACTATAGGACTCATAAAAGAATTTTCGGGCATAATTAAAGCGGGTCTGTATGTCCTCCTCTTAGGCATGATTTCCCTCTTTTTGATTGGAACTTTTCCAGAAGGTACGCCACCACACTGGTATGTTAGCTGGTCATTCTTCCTTCTATCTTCCTTTGGAATTTTGATCACAGGCATAGGATTTCTCTGGAAACATCGTGGAATGGGCATATTCTCCATTCTCCTATTCTCAATTGGCTGGGCTATTGCAATTTGGGCCTTAAACAAATTCAAAGGCGTAGCCATAGCGGAATTTACAGGAGCGTTCACTCTCTTTATCTGGGTTTACACATTGATTTGGTGGATAACACACATAGAAAAATTGTAA
- a CDS encoding YigZ family protein → MREIAAGMIKVKNSKFYAHLYEIEGMADMEEILKEHRRKYKKAVHHCWAAIVDGEEKYKDDGEVGHPGKVILSVLKKYNAKNRAIVVSRIFGGIKLGVGGVARAFREAAESVMEFDEKN, encoded by the coding sequence ATGCGTGAAATAGCAGCAGGAATGATAAAGGTCAAAAACTCAAAGTTCTACGCGCATCTTTACGAGATAGAGGGTATGGCCGATATGGAAGAGATTTTAAAAGAGCATAGAAGGAAATACAAGAAGGCAGTTCATCACTGCTGGGCGGCAATAGTTGATGGGGAAGAGAAATATAAGGATGATGGTGAAGTGGGACATCCAGGCAAGGTTATCCTAAGCGTGTTGAAGAAATATAATGCAAAGAATAGGGCAATTGTGGTATCAAGAATCTTCGGGGGTATAAAACTCGGTGTGGGTGGTGTTGCAAGGGCTTTTAGGGAAGCTGCCGAGAGTGTGATGGAATTTGATGAGAAAAATTAA
- a CDS encoding endonuclease V, with the protein MDLYSYFYDLVMQIPKGRVSTYGALARALGDIRAARACGVMLSQNPDPPRIPCHRVVMSDGSLGGFTHPEGIKRKIELLRSEGIKIENGKVKDFSKVLFEDFKTDYPLKKLRKEQEELRKKVILEDAHPSLIGGVDVSYSSRNAYVALVIMRDGKYEVIGEKMRVDFPYIPTYLAFREEPIILEILKKVDDDILLMIDGNGILHPRFMGLATYVGVKNNVATIGVAKSLLMGEVREGKVYIGSQLVGQYIQSGRKKGIYVSPGHRITLDSAVRVVKKYLKYKNPEPLRLAHIYANKFRREDNA; encoded by the coding sequence ATGGACCTCTACTCATATTTTTATGATCTCGTAATGCAGATTCCAAAGGGAAGAGTTAGCACTTATGGGGCATTAGCGAGGGCACTTGGGGATATAAGGGCTGCAAGGGCTTGTGGTGTCATGCTCTCCCAAAATCCAGATCCTCCACGAATACCTTGCCATCGCGTAGTTATGAGTGATGGAAGCTTGGGGGGTTTTACGCATCCAGAGGGCATAAAGCGCAAAATAGAGCTCTTGCGCAGTGAGGGGATAAAAATAGAGAATGGCAAAGTTAAGGATTTTTCCAAAGTTCTATTTGAAGATTTTAAAACGGATTATCCATTGAAAAAATTGAGAAAAGAGCAGGAAGAATTGAGGAAAAAGGTGATTTTGGAGGATGCACATCCTTCGTTAATAGGGGGTGTGGATGTTTCCTATTCCTCTAGAAATGCCTATGTTGCCCTTGTTATTATGAGAGATGGGAAATATGAAGTGATAGGAGAGAAAATGAGAGTTGATTTCCCTTACATTCCTACATATCTTGCATTCCGTGAGGAGCCAATAATCTTGGAAATTTTAAAAAAAGTGGATGATGATATTCTCCTGATGATCGATGGTAACGGTATCTTACATCCTCGTTTTATGGGCCTAGCTACTTATGTTGGAGTTAAGAATAATGTGGCAACCATTGGAGTTGCAAAATCTCTGCTTATGGGAGAAGTTAGAGAAGGAAAGGTTTATATTGGCTCTCAATTGGTGGGGCAATACATACAAAGCGGGAGAAAAAAGGGAATATATGTTTCTCCAGGGCATAGGATAACACTGGATTCTGCGGTGAGAGTAGTGAAAAAGTACTTGAAGTATAAAAATCCTGAGCCCCTTAGGTTAGCACACATATATGCCAACAAATTTAGGAGGGAAGATAATGCGTGA